In the genome of Enterococcus hirae ATCC 9790, one region contains:
- a CDS encoding LysM peptidoglycan-binding domain-containing protein, with the protein MNEENEQRVNVRMARRQQQKKETQRRLIKIGSAVAVCLVLIGAVTALYFHGKNSSSAESSVAKTSETTTKKASSTTKPKNKETASSTQESKTGTLTDQLQTIMTDYTKKLEEQTPRLIEEYQAEIQNNQNGVMGLSAIANQKARALQAISDEGISKLQATYQAAPTKEGVDLANWINQLSADYTEQVAKISDIYLRTSASVQAETSSSQTTSETETSVSQTTDSTTQSSSQATQGTEGQTASATSNEQAATTVVQQGEGPNQIAERTGIPVDKLLSLNGMTMDSYFFSPGEVLKLN; encoded by the coding sequence ATGAACGAAGAAAACGAGCAAAGAGTCAATGTCCGAATGGCTCGTAGACAACAACAGAAAAAAGAAACGCAACGCCGATTGATCAAAATTGGTTCGGCTGTTGCTGTTTGCTTAGTCCTTATAGGTGCTGTTACAGCTCTTTATTTTCATGGAAAGAATAGTTCGAGTGCAGAAAGCTCGGTCGCAAAAACAAGCGAAACTACCACAAAAAAAGCTTCTTCCACAACGAAACCAAAAAATAAAGAAACTGCAAGTTCGACTCAAGAATCGAAAACAGGCACACTGACGGATCAGTTACAAACGATTATGACAGATTATACAAAGAAATTGGAAGAACAAACGCCTCGTTTGATCGAAGAATACCAAGCTGAGATTCAGAACAATCAAAACGGTGTGATGGGGTTGTCTGCGATTGCTAATCAAAAGGCTCGAGCGCTACAAGCTATTTCTGATGAAGGGATCAGCAAACTACAAGCAACGTATCAAGCAGCGCCAACCAAAGAAGGTGTAGATCTTGCAAATTGGATCAACCAACTTTCAGCAGATTATACGGAACAAGTAGCTAAAATTTCTGATATCTATCTCCGAACAAGTGCTTCGGTACAAGCAGAAACGTCAAGCAGTCAAACAACTAGTGAAACGGAAACTAGTGTTTCTCAGACGACTGACTCAACGACACAATCTTCCAGTCAAGCTACCCAAGGAACCGAAGGACAGACAGCAAGCGCTACTTCAAATGAACAAGCTGCTACTACTGTCGTTCAACAAGGAGAAGGTCCCAACCAGATTGCGGAACGTACAGGGATACCAGTTGATAAGCTTTTATCATTGAATGGGATGACGATGGACAGCTATTTCTTCAGTCCTGGAGAAGTATTGAAATTGAATTAA
- a CDS encoding aldose epimerase family protein codes for MTITEKDFGQGYHLITLSNTHGLKLAVTDLGARIVQLTANDRELILGFDSAQEYLTKDAYIGATIGRTAGRIEKGQFSLNDQTYQLSVDPQTGHSLHGGTPGFEQKKWTYQLSETDKESSVTFTTTSPDGEHGFPGNLSVEVCYTLTEDNIWRVRTQAISDQDTLFNPTNHVYFNLSGDVEESIDQHTLWLDSESFAPLRPDSIPTGEKASVAQTAFDFQTPQKLATVFTSQFEQKQLVDGIDHPFFLNNPGMNHVSAYLLSPDEQIKVSIMTDSPSVVIFTANFGQDTPEMHGKKLANHGGITFETQIAPGAEQYPAFGNIHLAAHTPFETTTEFKIDTREGI; via the coding sequence ATGACGATTACAGAAAAAGACTTTGGTCAGGGGTACCATTTGATCACATTATCCAATACTCACGGACTTAAATTAGCCGTCACTGACTTAGGTGCACGGATCGTTCAACTAACTGCTAATGATCGGGAATTAATTTTAGGGTTTGACTCCGCACAAGAATATTTGACAAAAGATGCTTATATCGGAGCAACGATTGGACGAACAGCAGGTAGGATTGAAAAAGGCCAATTTTCTTTGAATGATCAAACCTATCAATTGAGTGTCGATCCTCAGACAGGGCATTCACTTCATGGAGGTACACCAGGATTTGAACAGAAAAAATGGACGTATCAACTAAGTGAAACAGACAAAGAAAGTTCAGTCACATTTACTACTACCAGTCCCGACGGAGAACATGGTTTTCCTGGAAATCTATCCGTAGAAGTTTGTTATACTTTGACAGAAGACAACATTTGGCGTGTTAGAACGCAAGCAATCAGTGATCAGGATACGCTTTTCAATCCGACCAACCACGTGTATTTCAATTTAAGTGGCGATGTAGAAGAATCAATTGATCAGCATACACTTTGGCTAGACAGTGAGTCTTTCGCTCCATTACGACCTGATAGTATACCAACTGGCGAAAAAGCGAGTGTTGCTCAAACAGCTTTTGATTTTCAAACACCTCAAAAACTAGCCACCGTCTTTACTAGTCAATTTGAACAAAAACAACTTGTTGATGGGATCGATCATCCTTTCTTTTTAAATAACCCAGGTATGAATCATGTATCGGCTTATTTATTAAGTCCCGATGAACAAATCAAAGTAAGCATCATGACCGATTCACCTAGTGTTGTGATCTTCACTGCTAACTTTGGGCAAGATACCCCAGAAATGCATGGAAAGAAACTAGCCAACCACGGTGGTATCACGTTTGAGACTCAAATCGCTCCCGGAGCAGAACAGTATCCAGCTTTTGGAAATATTCATTTAGCAGCACACACACCATTTGAAACAACTACAGAATTTAAAATCGACACAAGAGAGGGTATCTAA
- a CDS encoding NAD(P)H-dependent oxidoreductase, whose product MRTLIIVSHPTIETSLNQQFFKEATENLTVTWHHLEKHYPDWTIDRDTELELLKTHDRIIFQFPLYWYSAPAHLKLWEDTVLEHADEFLKGKELGIVVTTGVSEKEYQAGGKEEYTISEFLRPYQRIAHKFEMTFLPPFVMAQFMYQTEEKRWERLVAYQQYLTLVGKPTLIQRINWFIERLSSNHSLQQLDQTKQAFLIDYLENEKEEIEDLTFILQELKEQ is encoded by the coding sequence ATGAGAACTTTGATTATCGTTAGTCATCCTACGATTGAGACATCATTGAACCAACAGTTTTTCAAAGAAGCAACTGAAAATTTAACGGTTACTTGGCATCATTTGGAAAAACATTACCCAGATTGGACGATTGATCGTGATACAGAACTTGAATTATTAAAAACACATGACCGGATCATCTTCCAATTCCCTTTGTATTGGTATAGTGCGCCAGCTCATTTAAAACTATGGGAGGACACTGTATTGGAACACGCTGACGAATTTCTTAAAGGCAAAGAATTAGGGATTGTCGTAACAACTGGCGTTTCTGAAAAAGAATATCAAGCAGGCGGGAAAGAAGAATATACCATTTCTGAATTTTTAAGACCGTATCAGCGGATTGCCCACAAGTTTGAAATGACTTTTTTACCTCCATTTGTGATGGCGCAATTCATGTATCAAACAGAAGAAAAGCGTTGGGAGCGTTTAGTGGCGTATCAACAATACCTGACATTAGTAGGCAAACCGACCTTGATCCAGCGAATAAACTGGTTTATTGAGCGACTAAGCAGCAATCATTCTTTACAACAACTAGATCAGACCAAGCAAGCATTCTTAATCGACTATTTAGAGAATGAAAAAGAAGAGATTGAAGACCTCACATTTATCTTACAAGAATTAAAGGAGCAATAA
- a CDS encoding glycoside-pentoside-hexuronide (GPH):cation symporter, which yields MKNKMIQRVSYALGAFGHDTFYVTLSTYFMVFVTSEMFAGTDKATTARMIATVTSLVVGIRLFEIVFDPLIGGIIDNTRTKYGKFKPWLVIGGLVSSFLLIFLFTNFFGLATHNTTLFIILFTIVFVLLDSFYSFKDIAFWSMIPALSTETKEREKFATFARFGSSLGANGTTLVVVPIVTFFTYLVTAHHVEGASGWFWFGVITAVISGGTAIITALGTKEVDTAIRQQNEKASIKDVFKAIAQNDQLMWLALSYIAYAIANVATTAVLFYFFKYVLGQPTQFWIVGLVAALLGLVAVPLFPALTRLISRRYVYIGGIAMMISSYFFFSIAGTSLPIVIVGLVLFYFPQQLIFLSALMTITDSVEYGQWKNGIRNEAVTLSIRPLLDKIAGALSNGIVGFVAIAAGMTGNASAADITNHGIMTFKAYAFYVPAALMFFSAIIFAWKITLTEKKHAQIVKELENKLASHEELASELEDDFIIPQH from the coding sequence ATGAAGAACAAAATGATACAACGGGTTTCTTATGCTTTAGGCGCATTCGGTCATGATACTTTTTATGTTACTCTCAGCACTTATTTTATGGTTTTTGTAACAAGCGAGATGTTTGCAGGTACAGATAAAGCAACTACTGCTCGAATGATCGCTACGGTGACCAGTTTAGTCGTTGGTATTCGTTTATTTGAAATCGTTTTCGATCCATTGATTGGCGGGATTATTGATAATACTCGAACAAAATATGGAAAATTTAAACCATGGCTGGTCATTGGTGGTTTAGTTAGTTCATTCCTTTTGATTTTTCTTTTTACTAATTTCTTTGGCCTTGCTACTCACAATACAACTTTGTTTATCATCCTTTTTACCATTGTTTTTGTATTATTAGATAGTTTTTATTCATTTAAAGATATTGCTTTTTGGTCAATGATTCCAGCTTTAAGTACTGAAACCAAAGAAAGAGAAAAATTCGCGACTTTTGCTCGATTCGGTTCTTCCTTAGGAGCAAACGGGACCACTTTGGTCGTCGTACCAATCGTCACATTTTTCACTTATTTAGTCACTGCTCATCATGTTGAAGGCGCTTCAGGTTGGTTCTGGTTCGGTGTGATTACCGCTGTGATCTCTGGAGGAACTGCAATTATTACAGCTTTAGGAACAAAAGAAGTCGACACGGCGATTCGTCAACAAAATGAAAAAGCAAGCATCAAAGATGTCTTTAAAGCAATTGCCCAAAATGACCAATTAATGTGGTTAGCACTTTCTTACATTGCTTATGCTATTGCCAATGTAGCAACAACTGCCGTTTTATTCTACTTTTTCAAATATGTCTTAGGTCAACCAACTCAATTCTGGATTGTCGGTTTAGTAGCAGCTTTACTTGGACTAGTCGCTGTGCCTTTATTCCCTGCTTTGACACGATTGATTTCTAGACGCTATGTCTATATCGGCGGTATTGCGATGATGATCAGTTCTTACTTCTTCTTCTCTATCGCAGGCACTAGCTTACCGATCGTGATCGTTGGACTTGTTTTATTTTACTTCCCACAACAGTTGATCTTTTTATCTGCCTTGATGACGATCACTGATTCTGTAGAATATGGACAATGGAAAAATGGGATTCGTAACGAAGCTGTGACTTTATCGATTCGCCCACTGCTCGATAAAATTGCAGGTGCTTTATCTAATGGGATCGTTGGGTTTGTCGCAATCGCAGCTGGTATGACTGGAAATGCTTCTGCTGCTGATATTACCAATCATGGGATCATGACTTTTAAAGCGTATGCATTTTATGTTCCTGCAGCATTGATGTTCTTTTCTGCCATCATTTTTGCTTGGAAGATCACTTTGACAGAGAAAAAACATGCGCAAATCGTCAAAGAACTAGAAAATAAATTAGCTTCACATGAAGAACTCGCATCTGAATTAGAAGATGACTTTATCATTCCACAACATTAA
- a CDS encoding competence protein CoiA, with protein MMVAIDKHGKRFLATTCTKRQSLFCPACKEPVILKTGQQKTAHFAHKNLQDCFGFSEKETTEHLQLKKYFFEWCRQFVTHPPVLEAYLPTLRQRPDILCGDLAIEIQCSVLAYERMKERTKGYLSKNYRVWWILGSAFFNNDRLKTREKYFCMYNDTMGTHLWKIDWLEKRLYLFCHLAELFSGTVTYETISWPFFSESPVSLLEKQMENQNRQKVLTNVGCQKWLQKNYTIVSLNTFIYKNNSILEKTFTLFISVDVRRKSIFFIFKKKFSFIVFYLKKSSVNKQAEANNGSISIGSKKLNQIKQLGFIQWLIRKRFSNCFTRSVRRYS; from the coding sequence ATGATGGTTGCAATCGATAAACATGGAAAAAGATTTCTGGCTACAACATGTACGAAACGGCAAAGTCTTTTCTGCCCAGCTTGTAAGGAACCAGTGATATTAAAAACTGGGCAGCAAAAAACAGCACATTTTGCTCACAAAAATTTACAGGATTGTTTTGGTTTTAGTGAGAAAGAAACAACGGAGCATCTCCAACTCAAAAAATATTTTTTTGAGTGGTGTAGACAATTTGTTACTCATCCGCCTGTCTTAGAAGCCTATTTACCAACCCTTCGACAAAGACCAGATATCCTTTGCGGGGATCTAGCCATAGAAATTCAGTGTTCAGTTCTCGCTTATGAACGGATGAAAGAACGAACAAAAGGATATCTAAGCAAAAACTATCGTGTTTGGTGGATCTTAGGTTCTGCTTTTTTCAATAATGATCGTTTAAAAACGAGAGAAAAGTACTTTTGTATGTACAATGACACTATGGGCACTCATTTATGGAAAATCGATTGGCTAGAAAAAAGATTATATTTGTTTTGTCATTTGGCAGAATTATTTTCTGGAACAGTAACCTATGAAACAATCAGCTGGCCTTTCTTTAGTGAATCTCCTGTAAGTCTATTAGAAAAACAGATGGAGAATCAAAATCGGCAAAAAGTTCTTACTAATGTTGGCTGTCAAAAATGGTTACAAAAAAATTATACTATCGTCAGTCTAAATACGTTCATTTACAAAAACAATTCTATCTTAGAAAAAACATTTACTTTATTTATCTCCGTGGATGTACGCAGAAAGTCGATTTTTTTTATTTTCAAGAAAAAGTTTTCTTTTATCGTCTTTTATTTGAAGAAATCATCAGTGAACAAGCAGGCAGAAGCCAACAATGGAAGTATCTCAATTGGCTCCAAAAAATTGAACCAAATAAAACAACTTGGCTTTATCCAATGGTTGATAAGAAAAAGATTTTCCAATTGCTTTACCAGGAGTGTGAGGAGATATTCTTGA
- a CDS encoding galactokinase, whose translation MEIKRSLNTKFAEIFGPKKTTQYFSPGRINLIGEHTDYNGGHVFPASITYGTQGVAAPREDNKVLVYSTNFEDDGVISFTLDQLDYDKQAGWANYVKGMIVKLNEAGYPIEHGFELLVEGTIPNGAGLSSSASLELLVGVALEDLFHLSIDRLELVQIGKKVENEFIGVNSGIMDQFAIGFGELDKAILLDTNTLKYEMVPVKLDGYAVVIMNTNKRRELADSKYNERRSECEEALKRLQQKLAIQALGDLDEETFEANIDLIGDDTLIRRARHAVTENQRTLEAKAELVQGNLAAFGQLLNASHDSLRHDYEVTGIELDTLVDAAQKQEGVLGARMTGAGFGGCAIALVKEENIPNFKNKVYDEYLDVVGYAPEFYVAHIGNGTTKIMEESVSA comes from the coding sequence ATGGAAATCAAACGCAGTTTAAATACAAAATTCGCAGAAATCTTTGGACCTAAAAAAACCACACAATATTTTTCTCCAGGCAGAATCAACTTGATTGGTGAACATACAGATTATAATGGTGGTCATGTTTTCCCTGCCTCCATCACTTATGGCACACAAGGAGTTGCCGCACCTCGTGAGGATAATAAAGTATTGGTCTACTCAACAAACTTTGAAGACGACGGTGTCATCAGCTTTACTTTAGACCAACTTGATTACGACAAACAAGCAGGATGGGCAAACTATGTCAAAGGTATGATCGTTAAACTAAACGAAGCAGGCTACCCAATTGAACATGGTTTTGAACTCTTAGTTGAAGGGACGATCCCGAACGGTGCAGGACTTTCAAGTAGCGCTTCCTTAGAATTGTTAGTCGGTGTTGCCTTAGAAGACTTATTCCATTTATCCATTGATCGACTTGAATTAGTTCAAATTGGTAAAAAAGTAGAAAATGAATTTATCGGTGTCAACTCGGGGATCATGGACCAATTTGCGATTGGCTTTGGCGAATTAGACAAAGCTATTCTACTTGATACAAATACGTTAAAATATGAAATGGTTCCAGTAAAATTAGATGGCTATGCAGTAGTAATCATGAATACAAATAAACGTCGTGAATTAGCTGATTCTAAATATAATGAACGACGTAGTGAATGTGAAGAAGCACTAAAACGTCTCCAACAAAAATTAGCTATTCAAGCATTAGGTGATTTAGACGAAGAAACATTTGAAGCAAACATTGATTTGATTGGTGATGACACATTGATTCGTCGTGCTCGTCATGCAGTTACTGAAAACCAACGAACATTAGAAGCTAAAGCTGAACTGGTACAAGGAAACTTGGCTGCTTTTGGTCAATTATTAAATGCTTCACACGATTCGTTGAGACATGATTATGAAGTAACTGGTATCGAGCTTGATACATTAGTCGATGCAGCTCAAAAACAAGAAGGTGTCCTAGGCGCCCGTATGACAGGAGCTGGCTTCGGTGGCTGTGCGATCGCATTAGTCAAAGAAGAAAATATCCCTAACTTTAAAAACAAGGTCTATGATGAATACTTAGACGTCGTTGGCTACGCCCCAGAATTTTATGTGGCACACATCGGCAATGGTACTACAAAGATTATGGAAGAAAGTGTTTCAGCTTAA
- a CDS encoding DUF4809 family protein gives MMEVQITRKSELTEGGCNACGIVDAAIYSLQLGTKTAIIADLTVSSLVDSLALLEGYEGEDIYEMLGEVRQLSRAGKTINVSEELGNVTFCTADQQLTVKNRMERPALFEQVSQILQQFFELGPYKFKEIATVPKHDPEWQKRIEDQTDYAYLFQ, from the coding sequence ATGATGGAAGTACAAATCACTAGAAAAAGTGAGTTAACAGAAGGTGGTTGTAATGCCTGTGGTATCGTAGATGCTGCGATCTATTCTCTGCAATTAGGAACGAAAACAGCAATCATTGCTGATTTGACTGTGAGTTCGTTAGTTGACAGTCTAGCACTACTAGAAGGATATGAAGGTGAGGACATCTATGAAATGTTAGGAGAAGTTCGCCAGTTGAGTAGAGCGGGCAAGACGATCAATGTTTCTGAAGAATTAGGGAATGTGACTTTTTGTACAGCTGATCAGCAACTGACCGTCAAAAATAGGATGGAGCGTCCAGCTTTATTTGAGCAAGTGAGTCAGATCCTTCAACAGTTTTTTGAATTAGGACCATACAAATTTAAAGAAATAGCCACTGTACCAAAACATGATCCTGAATGGCAAAAACGAATCGAAGATCAAACGGATTATGCGTATTTATTTCAATAA
- a CDS encoding adaptor protein MecA, translating into MEMEHINENTIRVMIGHEDLEERGVSFLDLLGNHREIENFFYSILEEVDIEDEFRSSEAVTFQVLPKGDGLELFISKNLPNEEMLQEDEDSLDSDDVTEFIQQQILNNEEETTERISDETEHQAIFAFEDFEQMIQLANDVELESAWTDLYLLDGIYYLAVHFWMEDLNQTDVANEVARILEFAERSDRTIETLNEYAQLLMERNALERTKFYFA; encoded by the coding sequence ATGGAAATGGAACATATTAATGAAAATACGATCCGAGTAATGATCGGTCATGAAGATTTAGAAGAGCGAGGCGTCTCATTTTTAGACTTGCTTGGTAACCATAGAGAGATCGAAAATTTTTTCTACAGTATTTTAGAAGAAGTTGATATTGAAGATGAGTTCCGCAGTAGCGAAGCTGTTACATTTCAAGTGCTTCCTAAAGGAGACGGTTTAGAACTTTTTATTAGTAAAAACTTACCGAATGAAGAAATGCTCCAAGAAGACGAAGACTCTTTAGATTCTGATGATGTAACTGAATTTATCCAGCAACAAATCTTAAATAATGAAGAAGAAACGACTGAACGCATTTCCGATGAAACAGAACACCAAGCGATTTTTGCTTTTGAAGACTTTGAACAAATGATTCAACTAGCCAATGATGTCGAGTTGGAATCAGCCTGGACAGATTTGTATTTACTAGATGGTATCTACTATTTAGCCGTACATTTTTGGATGGAAGATTTAAACCAAACAGATGTCGCTAATGAAGTAGCTCGAATTTTAGAGTTTGCAGAAAGAAGCGATCGGACCATTGAAACATTGAACGAATATGCGCAATTACTTATGGAACGAAATGCTTTGGAACGTACAAAATTTTATTTTGCGTAA
- a CDS encoding AraC family transcriptional regulator — MEQAIFLKKERQELAKGCYFDFCGFSKTLPYHSFGPAIRQDYVLHVVMEGKGTYHVKEQQYQLQKGDLFLIRPGDSTFYLADGEEPWVYCWLSFGGPLAKEIIERSLFKEDQYTMVSAGISAYIDIILDCLHYSQDGLADELELTALTYRFLSVLLKDGGKIGLGNQKVSSPLAIEAVKYIEEHYPENLTVEEIARQLSVNRSHLSRVFKNQLGTSIKEYLIGVRINRAAFLLSLTDDSVESIAYQVGFNSLVVFSRMFKKTTGETATNYRKRMKNEASKNLSLGALKKELEEQEIVSWST, encoded by the coding sequence ATGGAGCAAGCAATATTTTTAAAAAAAGAACGTCAAGAATTAGCTAAAGGGTGTTATTTTGACTTTTGTGGATTTTCAAAAACTTTGCCATATCATTCTTTCGGTCCAGCAATCAGACAAGATTATGTGTTACATGTCGTGATGGAAGGTAAAGGAACTTACCATGTGAAAGAACAGCAATATCAATTGCAAAAAGGGGATCTGTTTTTGATCCGGCCAGGGGATTCTACTTTTTATTTAGCAGATGGTGAAGAGCCTTGGGTCTACTGTTGGTTGTCTTTTGGTGGGCCATTAGCGAAAGAGATCATTGAACGTTCCTTATTCAAAGAAGATCAGTATACAATGGTTTCTGCAGGTATTTCGGCATATATAGATATTATTTTGGACTGTCTTCATTATTCACAAGACGGTTTAGCAGATGAATTAGAATTGACGGCTTTGACTTATCGCTTTTTATCCGTATTACTAAAAGATGGCGGGAAAATCGGTTTGGGAAATCAAAAAGTCTCTTCGCCACTAGCAATCGAAGCGGTGAAGTATATTGAAGAACACTATCCAGAAAATTTAACAGTAGAGGAAATTGCTCGACAACTGTCAGTCAACCGGAGTCATCTATCAAGAGTCTTTAAAAATCAATTAGGAACGAGTATCAAAGAATATTTGATTGGCGTGCGAATCAACCGAGCAGCATTTTTATTATCGTTGACTGATGATTCAGTAGAGAGTATCGCTTATCAAGTTGGTTTTAATAGTTTAGTTGTATTTAGCCGAATGTTCAAAAAGACAACTGGAGAAACAGCAACAAATTATCGGAAACGGATGAAAAATGAAGCGTCCAAAAACCTTTCATTAGGTGCTTTGAAGAAAGAATTAGAAGAACAAGAGATTGTTTCCTGGTCTACTTAA
- the pepF gene encoding oligoendopeptidase F, with protein sequence MSETTQLPKREELPEELTWDLTKIFSSDQEFDEKYQELTEELKNSDQYKGTLAKGATEFLNALEFVLDVYRKVELIYVYAHLKNDQDTANTTYQALYARAGSLFSKVSEAVSWYEPEVLQLSDEQIWQYFEQEPKLELYRHYVKQMVDNRAHILSAEQESLLAGAGEIFGASSDTFAVLNNADLEFPTIVGEDGKKIQLSHGVYGQLMESTDRTVREAAFKGLYRVYDQFKNTFASTLSTHIKGHNYKAKIRHYHSAREASLSNNHIPESVYDTLIEVVNKNLPLLHRYMELRKRLLNVEKLHMYDLYTPVLGEAPIKFTYEEAKQKALEALAPMGEEYLSVVEKAFADRWIDVIENKGKRSGAYSSGSYDTNPYILMNWHDTLDQLFTLVHEMGHSVHSYFTRSNQPFVYGDYSIFLAEIASTTNENILTEYLLETEQDPRVRAYVLNHYLDGFKGTIFRQTQFAEFEHFMHEEDAKGVPLTSEYLSDSYGELNAKYYGSAVEKDPEIKYEWSRIPHFYYNYYVYQYATGFSAASALAHKIWGQEPDALEKYLTYLKSGNSDYPVEVMKKAGVDMTKADYIESAMTKFEQRLNELEELVEKLS encoded by the coding sequence ATGAGTGAAACGACCCAATTACCAAAACGAGAAGAATTGCCTGAAGAACTGACTTGGGATCTCACCAAAATCTTTTCTAGCGATCAAGAATTTGATGAAAAATACCAAGAATTAACAGAAGAATTAAAAAATTCCGATCAATATAAAGGAACATTAGCAAAGGGTGCGACAGAATTTCTGAATGCGCTTGAATTTGTTTTAGATGTTTACCGAAAAGTGGAACTCATTTATGTCTATGCTCATTTAAAAAATGACCAAGATACAGCAAATACGACTTATCAAGCGTTATATGCGAGAGCAGGAAGTTTATTTTCTAAAGTAAGTGAAGCAGTCTCTTGGTATGAACCAGAAGTCCTTCAACTTTCGGATGAGCAGATTTGGCAGTATTTTGAGCAAGAGCCGAAGTTAGAACTGTATCGTCATTACGTAAAACAAATGGTGGATAATCGTGCGCATATATTATCTGCAGAACAAGAATCATTACTAGCTGGAGCAGGAGAAATTTTTGGCGCTTCCAGTGATACATTTGCTGTTTTAAACAATGCCGATCTAGAGTTTCCTACGATCGTGGGAGAAGATGGGAAAAAAATCCAGCTTTCTCATGGTGTCTATGGTCAATTGATGGAAAGCACAGATCGTACAGTTAGAGAAGCTGCATTCAAAGGGCTTTATCGTGTCTATGATCAATTTAAAAATACGTTTGCTTCAACATTGAGTACCCATATCAAAGGGCACAATTACAAAGCAAAAATTCGCCATTATCATTCTGCTAGAGAAGCTTCTTTGAGCAACAATCATATCCCAGAAAGTGTTTATGATACATTGATTGAAGTAGTCAATAAAAATCTTCCGCTATTGCATCGCTATATGGAATTACGCAAACGTCTTTTAAATGTAGAAAAACTGCATATGTATGATCTATATACACCAGTATTAGGAGAAGCTCCTATCAAGTTCACTTACGAAGAAGCGAAACAGAAAGCTTTGGAAGCTTTGGCACCAATGGGGGAAGAATATCTGTCAGTGGTAGAAAAAGCTTTTGCTGACCGTTGGATCGATGTGATCGAAAATAAAGGGAAACGAAGTGGCGCTTATTCTTCAGGAAGCTATGATACCAATCCTTATATTTTAATGAACTGGCATGATACGTTGGATCAATTATTTACGCTCGTACATGAAATGGGACATAGTGTGCATAGTTACTTTACTCGTTCAAATCAACCGTTTGTTTACGGTGATTATTCCATTTTCTTAGCAGAGATTGCTTCAACAACTAATGAAAATATTTTGACAGAATACTTGCTTGAAACTGAACAAGATCCACGTGTTCGTGCATATGTCTTGAATCATTATCTTGATGGATTCAAAGGAACGATTTTCAGACAAACACAATTTGCAGAATTTGAGCATTTCATGCATGAAGAAGATGCCAAAGGTGTACCTTTGACCAGTGAATATCTAAGCGACAGTTATGGGGAATTGAATGCCAAATATTATGGATCAGCGGTAGAAAAAGATCCGGAAATCAAATATGAATGGTCTCGTATCCCACATTTCTACTATAATTATTATGTTTATCAATATGCAACAGGCTTTTCAGCTGCCTCTGCTTTGGCGCATAAAATTTGGGGTCAAGAGCCAGATGCTCTAGAAAAATACCTTACTTATTTGAAATCAGGAAATAGTGATTACCCAGTTGAAGTCATGAAAAAAGCAGGCGTCGACATGACAAAAGCTGATTATATCGAATCAGCTATGACTAAGTTTGAACAACGATTAAATGAATTAGAGGAACTAGTTGAAAAATTGTCATAA